Below is a genomic region from Candidatus Zixiibacteriota bacterium.
AAACATCAAGCCCACGGCTTGGGGCAAGGGAGGTGGTTGCGCACAACAGACTCTTGGGTTGGATCGGCAAGTCAGTTCGACCTGGTGGTCGTTCACCGATTTCGATCGGTGGCCGATACAACAGGAGAAGTGAACAACATTCCGCCGCGGGGCGGGATGGGAACGAGGCCTCGAGTTCAAGGAGAGACGCATGACGGGGAAGATTATCAGGACGGGGATTGTGCTGGCACTGGCCGCCGCCATCGGTGGCGTGGCCGCGTGGGCAGCCGATTCTCCGCAAACAGTCGAGAAGATGATCAAACAGCGCCGGATGAAGCAGTTGATGAACACCGAGCGCTATCGCATGACGCCCAACGTTCGTTGGGGCTATCGGGTCGATGGCGGCACGAACCCGTTTGCCGCGGGCTCGGGCATGTCGATCGTAAACGACAACGGCTACGCCGTCAACCCGATGTTCCAGGCAGCCGGTGTGCCACCGCCCGATCCGGTCGGATCGCTGGCAGTGGGCAACACCAGCTACGACTACCAGCACAACAGCACGATGCACCACGAAGTCGGTCGGTGGGCCACTGGGACCATCGTTCACTTCACCTGGATGTTCTGGGACAAGGTCCCTCCAGACATCGAGGACGCCGACCGCTTTGTGAGCTACAGCTCCTACACGATTGGGGGCGGGTTCAACCAGCCGTACAACGGCGTGACGATCTCTCTGGGCGTCTTTGCCCGTGGCGGTTACTGCGGCGGCGAGCCGGACGGTGACAACGCCTGGCATGCGTCGTTCCACCAGAAGGCCGAAGCGGGCAGCCCGTACTCGTCATGGCACCTGTACTTCCCGACACCGGGTTCGGCGTTGCACATCGACGACGAGTTGACCAGCACGCCGGTGTTCGGCGAGGTGCTGTGGCCGGTCGTGGGCATCCAGGAGAACGGTGCGGGAACGGACATCTACCACTCGGTATCGCACGGCGCCAACGAGGACCCGCGGGACCGCATCGTGTACTGGCGGTTCGACGGCACGAACTGGATCGGTCCGGTGGCGATCGACTCCAACGGCCGGTTGGCCTATGTCGTCGCGGCCGATCCCAACAGCCAGAAGGTGGCGATTGGGATGTGCACGGATCGGGAGTTCTCCAGCGGGAACCTGAACATCGCCTACTACGAGTCGCAGACCGAGGGCGCCGGCTGGATTTCCGGGACCGAACTCGGCCCGGCGAACAAGAACATCATCACGAACTACAACAGCCCGACCGGTCCGCAGGCGTGGGGTCACACTTCGGTCCGGTATGACCTGTCGGGATACCTGCACTTCGTGTGGGACGAGCAGCGCGTGGCCAACGAGAGCTACGACATTGCCATCCGTCACTGGTCCGACTCGGCGTTCCAGATTCGTCCGGTGGCGCTGGGGTACTGGGAGAATCTGCACTCGACCGGCGCCTTCAATCTGCACCTGGCGAAGGTGACGATGGGGATCGGCGACGGCGGGACGCTCTGCCAGGGCGGTGCGTGGTCGAACAAGAACTACGTGTATGTCGTGTACACGCAGTTGGGCGGTTCGGACCCGACCTCGCAGGCGGACGCCTCGGCGGCCGACTACTACAACGGTGAGTTGTACCTGTCGGTGTCGAACTCCGGTGGCCGGACCTGGGCGCCGCCGGTGAATATCACCAACACCAAGACCCCGGGATGCAACCCCGGCGCGACCCCGGCGGGACAGACCAATCCGCCGCGTCCGGATGAGGTCTGCCGGTCGGAGCACTGGGCGACGATTGGCCCGTATGTGCACGACATCGACGTTTCCTTCATCGAGGACAACGACGCGGGCGGCATTCCGCAGGGTGAGGGGACCTGGCAGATCAACCGGTTCATGTATCTGCGGTTCCCGGGCGGCACGACGGATGCGCCCAACGTATGTCCGGTGATTGCGGCGAACTACGCCGGATTCATCACGGCGATTCCGGAGTGCGAGTACCATGCGGATCGTGGTGCGACGAACGTCGAGACGTTCACGCTGATCAACCTGGGCAACGCGACGATGACCGGGAACATCAGCAAGGTGCTGGGCGCGTCCTGGTTGACTCTGGGGACGAGCGGCCCCTACACGATCAACGCCGGCGATCCGGACATCATCTTTTCGGTGACGATGAGCGCGGTGGGGATCACGACGCAGGGGTTGTATCAGGACACGATCCGGATCACGCACGATGCGCCGAACGTGGCCTCGCCGCAGAACTATCCGATCGACTTCTTTGTGGTCGACGACTTCTTCTGCCCGCAGGACGACAACTTGAAGACGGGCGTGTACACTGCGGTGAAGGCCCCCGGGGACCACATCGGCTCATTGGAGTTGGATGTGCGCACCAACGCCCGGTTTGGGTCGCAGGACGACGAGGGCGGCCTGTGGCGGTGGGGTGACTCCAGCACGACCATCTTCGATGCGTCGCTGCTGGTGGCGCATGGTCCGCAGCCGGTCGGGGACACGGTGGTCTATCATCGTTTCTTCGACCGCAACGATCCGGGCCAGTTCGGCTACCGCGCGCAGGGTGATCTGTTCATCGACACCGCGAAGTACACGACGGATGGCGGCTTCGCCATGGCGTGCGGGCGGATGACGACCTCAGATTCGCTCGTCGGCGTCGTGATGGAGTGGTACTTCCCGCAGGACGCCGATTCGGACGAGTTCGTGCTGGCGCGCTACAGCTTCTACAGCTACGCCGTGGAGCCCTCCGGTGCCCACGCGCAACTCCCCGACGTGGTGGCTGGTCTGCTGGGTGACCTCGACGTGGTGCCGGCGAGCCGCTATGGCACGGTCCAGAGCGGCGTCGAGAACCAGAACGGCGGCGACCTGCTGAAGGGTCTGGTGTGGCAGCAGGGTCAGGATACCGCCGGTCACGTGCCGCCGAACCCGCTGTACACGGCGGAGCGGTATCGTGGCGGTGTCGAATTCATTGCGCCTGGAACGCTGATCGGCGCCCAGGTCGGCAACAACGTGCAGGACATCCAGCCGGGCGGCGGTCCGAAGAGCGAATGGCTCTATCGGACGTTGGTGTCGCTGTCGGGGATCAACACGCCGGCGTTGCCGGATACCGACATGTACACGATCATGACGATTGCCAAGGGTCAGGAGCTGGGCAATTCGCGCAAGGCGTACAAGGTCGTTGTGGCGTTCGTTTCGGACACGGTCGATGAGGCCAGCTTCAAGACGACCGCCGACAAGGCGAAGGACTACGCTGGAAAGATCGGCCTGACCGGCGCGACGACCAAAGTGGGTCTCTACAACCGCCCGCCTCACGCCAACCCGCAGTGGGACGACGTGATCAGCGTTCAGGATGTCGTGAAGACGGTGGACGTGGCGTTCCGTGGTGTGGCGGCGACGAAGGATCCGTGCTGCACGTACGCGCGGACGGACGTCAACTGCGACCTGGTGACCTCGGTGACCGACGTCGTGAAGGTGGTGAACGTCGCCTTCCGCGGCGGTGCGGACTACGGTACGGGTGGTAACTTCTGCGATCCGTGCCCGTTCTAATGGGGCATCAACGGCTTGGTTCGTCGAGCTGACGACACGAAGCCGGGGATTGTGAAGTCAAAGTGGGATGGGAGATTGCCTCCCATCCCACTTTCTGTTTGGACGCGCTTGGAGTTCGACGCGAGACCAGTCGTCTCTCGACACAAGTGGCATTGCGCTATGCGGCCCCTCTCACGTTCTTGATGGGTACTGGGGTGTGCGGGCGGTCGATGGACGACAGCGAGTTCACTTGGATAGCTGAGTTGGCCGCACGGTTCGGAGCGGGGGTCCTCACGGATGGCCTTCTTGGCATTGGGGACGACGCGGCGATTCTGCCCGCTACTTCCAACTGGGTGGTGTCAGCCGATTCCCAAGTCAGCGGCGTGCACTTTGAGCCGGGATGGCTCAGTTGGCAGGATTTGGGAAGGCGGTTGCTGCACGTCGGCTTCTCGGACATTGCCGCCATGGGAGCCGAGCCAAAGTTCGCTCTGGTGTCAGTCGAAGTCGGCCGCCAGATGACGGCGCAAGATCGTCAGTTCTTTGCCGATGGTATTGGCCTCGCGTGCAACGACTTAACGGCTCGGCTGATCGGCGGGAACGTCTCGGCGCGGAGCGAGGGGTTCTCCGCTCATGTGACCGCGATCGGTTCGCCGCGGGGCAAGGGTCCGTTGCTGCGGTCGGGAGCCCGTCCGGGCGATGCATTGTACGTCACCGGGCCGTTGGGAGATGCCGCTGCGGGAGTCGCCATCTTGCGCGGCGAGCCGTCAACCGGTTCAGTTGGAGAAGAGGCGCTGGCAGATGCATACCGTCATCCGCGAGCTCACTGGCGGGAAGGGCTGGCATTGGCACAGGCCGACTGGGTCCATGCCGCCATCGATGTGTCCGATGGTCTGGCGGCGGACCTCGGCCATCTTTGCGCGGCCAGCGGTGTGGGAGCAGAGTTGAGTGCGGAGGCGATTCCCCTGAGTGAACCGCTGGTCGGCTGGTGCCATGACAACGGCCGGGATCCGCTCGAGTTTGCGCTGGGCGGGGGCGAGGATTACGTCTTGTTGTTTGCCGCCGATCCCGACGAGACCCGGGAGAGAGAACTGCGGGCGCGATTCGGGGTATTCTCGGGCCAGATCTGGCGGGTTGGCAAGATCACATCGGACAGACAGATGAAGATGATCCGCGCCGGCGAGGAAGAGTTATTGCCGCCGCTTGGGCACGACCACCTGGCACGATAGACCCGCACCAAAGCCGACCGCCCGGTGCCTGATCGCTCCGGTATCTGCTTCCCGATTAAGATCAGATTTCCGTCGGCCCCGGGGTCAACCGGGGTCAATCTGAGACTGCATCATCTGTGCAGGACATTGCAATGTCCCAGCACGAACCGCACTACGGATCAGGGCAGGTCGCTGATTGTCGGAACATCAACGGGTTGTGCGACAATCAGTTATCCTGCGAGCGCCGGGGCGTGTGCAGAATCACGACGCACGCGGATCGGAATGCGACATTGGCACAGAGGATGCGAAAGAAGCGGTGCTCAGTGTCTTTGAGTGCGATGTTCTGTCGTGGCTGTTGGGTCAAGTGATTTCGGAAACGTTCTTGACAACTCAATGAAAAGCATTATCATAAATGACAGCGGCGCGACCGGCATGGCTTCGGTGACGGGGTCAGGCGGGTGCGTTGCTTGTGAAACCGCGAGACCGTGGTCGATCGGCGACAGAGCGGCGGGATCGCGGGGATATGACCTGCAGCCCAGTGTAGCGTTCCTCACACGCGACCCCGCGTCGTTGATGTCGGCTGGCTTTGTTCGTCCGTGGCCTCGAATCATAACGCCGCAACTGCCTATTGAATCTTGCGAGAGCAACCACAGAGACCGTGACCAGCAATATGCGGGTGGTGGTCTTGGTGAGTCTCTTCGGCTTGGGCGCAAACACGATTGTCAGGATAGGATGGCAGACTTAACATAACTCTCACAGATGAGGAGGAACCAGGAATGAGACGCGTACTGTTAATCGCCTTCGTGCTGGCCTTGGTGGTGGCGCCGCAGGCGATGGCGGCCAACGTGGTCGTCGCGGACTCAAAGGTCTTCACCAAAGCCCAAGACTTCTGTACCGTTGGCGTCTGGGTCACCAACGACGTCGACCTCGTGGGATTCGTGCTGCCGCTTGAGCTGCGTGCTGATGGCGCGGTGCCGTCGTACCCCGCCGCGGGGCTTGTCTTCCGGGCGCTGACGAGCACGCCTGGGCGGCGTGTGCCGACCAGTCCGCTGAAGGGGTCGGCATTGCTGCGGACCATGGGCGCGCCGGACGCGAATACATGTAGCGGACCGGTGTCCAGCACGTACTCCACAAACGCCTCGTTCGACGGAATCAGCCCCGATGGTTTCTTCTGGGCGGGCGTCAGCACCAGTGGACCGCCCGATCTCTTCGTGCTGCCGCCGGGTACGGACAGTGTGGCGGGCCAGTTTGTCGATTGGCCGTTTGAGGGTGACGTGACCGACTATTTGGCCGCGCCGTCGTTCTTCTTCAAGTTCTCGACCGCGGACCAGGACGGGTGCTTCTACGTTGACACCTGTTGCGTAACGCCGGCCAACCACTTGGAAGCGGTAGACGTAAGCGGTCCTTCGGTGCCGTTCGACTTCGTCATGGGGAAGATCACGGTCGGAGCCGGCTGCGAAGTTGTCAACCAGCCGCCGAATGCGATCTGCCAGAACGTCAACAAGAACACCGATCCCGACTCGTGTACCGCGGAGGTAACGGCGGCGGAAGTCGATAATGGATCGAACGATCCCGATGGCGATCCGATCACGTTTGAGTTGGTTCCTCCGGGGCCTTATGCCACGGGTGTGACCAACGTGCAGTTGGTTGTCAGCGATGATCATGGAAACAAGGACACCTGCGACGCGACGGTCACAGTGACGGACGCGCAGAAGCCGGTCGTGACCGACTGTCCGGCGCCGATCGTGCTTAGCAACGATGCCGGTCAGTGCAGCAGGGCGAACGTAACCTACAGCGTTACGATCATCGATAACTGCCCCGGCGCGACGTTGGCCTACAATCCTCCGTCGGGCTCGACGTTCCCGGTCGGCGTGGACACAGTCTGGGCGATCGGGACCGATGCGGCGGGGAACATGGACTCGTGCTCGTTCACTGTGACGATCAACGACACGGAAAAGCCGGTGATCGTCTGTCCGGCTGACATGCACATTCCGAACGACCCGGGTCAGTGCGGGGCGACCTTTACGCGTGGGTATACGGCAACCGATAACTGTGCTGTTACTTACATGAGCGTCGATCCGGTGAACGGGTCATTCTTGCCGGTGGGCGACAACCTCATTACCGTCATCGCCAAAGACGATGCCGGGAACGCGGACACGTGCTTCTGCCACGTGTTTGTCGACGACACCGAGAAGCCGGTGGCGCTCTGCCACGGTGACACGACGGTTGTGATTCCGAACGGCCAGACGAGCGCGGTCGTGAACTACACGACGCCGGATCCGACCGACAATTGTCCGGGCGCGACGACTGTCTGCAACCCGCCGTCGGGATCGACATTCCCGTTGGGGCCGACGCTTGTGACCTGTATCGCCACAGACGCGGCCGGCAATGAGGACACTTGCACCTTCACGATCACCGTTCAGGAAGAGCAGCCGCAGGAAGTCCCGCCGGTGGCGATGTGCAAGAACGTGACGGCGAACGCCGACGGCGACTGCCAGGCAAACGCCTCGATCGATGACGGGTCGTATGACCCCGACGGCGGCGCGGTGACGCTCGAGCAGATTCCGCCGGGACCATACTCCTTGGGCGCTACGCCGGTCATGTTGATCGTGACCGACGATGAAGGCGACAAGGACACCTGCGAGGCGACGGTGACGGTGGAGGATCACATTCCACCGCACGTTGCGTGTCCTCCGGACCAGAGCATCGAGAGCAGCCCAGGTGAATGTGGGACGAACTACGGATTCGGGTATGCGTCGATTGACAATTGCGACCCGAACCCGACGGTTGTCGCCTCACCGCCGAATGGGTCATTCCTGCCGGTGGGGGACAACCTGATCGTCGTGATCGCCACTGACGCCTCCGGGAACGAGGACACCTGCCAGTACCATGTCATCGTCCATGACGGCGAGGCGCCGGTGATCGAGCGCCCGCAGGTCGCTATGCAGGTCAACAACGACATCGGCCAGTGCGGCGCGATCGTCAACTACGATCTGAACTCCACCGACAACTGCGCGGTCGTGGGTGAGACATACGAGCCGCCGTCGGGATCGTTCCTGCCGATTGGCTTGACGGTCGTCCGCTGCATCGCCACGGATGCCGCCGGTAATGAAGACACGTGCTTCTTCAACGTGTATGTCAACGACGTCGAGCCGCCGGTGGCGAGCTGCTCGCCGGACATCATCCGCGACGCGGGCGTGTTGGATACGGTCTCTTGGGTTTCGACCGCGACCGACAACTGCCCCGGCGCCAAGATCGACTCGTGCGTGCCGCCGTCGGGTTCGGTATTCCCGATCGGCACCACGCCAGTGACATGCTACGCCTCCGACGCCGCCGGGAACACGGATGAGTGCCAGTTCAACGTCACGATCCGTCCGGCAGCGGGACCGCAGGTCTATGTCGATCCGCACGAGTTGCTCTTTGAGGGGCAGGAGTGCTGTGTTCCCGATAAGACTCCGCCGGAATGCATCAATCCCGATCCGCAGCGTGTTAATGTCTACTATGGCACGCCGCCGGCGAAGATCAGCGGAGTACCGTGGTACACCGAGGAGAACATCCCCTGGCTGTATGTCAGCCCGCCGAATGGGATGACCGAGTCGTTCTTTGACGTGTACGTCGACGTGGCTGGCCTGATTCCGGATCAGTACAAGGGCACGATCTACGTTTTCGAGGGGCCGACGAAGGGCATTGACCCCTCCGATTCGGTCGTAGTGACCCTGAACGTCCTGCCCGGCCCGCTGCCGCGGCTGGTGGCTTCCGTCGACACGTTGTACTTCACGTACGACGGACCGCAGAGCGACACCTGTCTGTCGTTCACGTTGACCAGCAACGGTTGTCAGCAGATCGACTGGTGCTACGTGCCGCTGCCGCAGGAGGACTTCTTCGTCTCCTCAATAACACCGGAATTCGGCACGACGCCGAGCCAGGTCCAGGTCTGCATCAATCCGTG
It encodes:
- the thiL gene encoding thiamine-phosphate kinase; amino-acid sequence: MDDSEFTWIAELAARFGAGVLTDGLLGIGDDAAILPATSNWVVSADSQVSGVHFEPGWLSWQDLGRRLLHVGFSDIAAMGAEPKFALVSVEVGRQMTAQDRQFFADGIGLACNDLTARLIGGNVSARSEGFSAHVTAIGSPRGKGPLLRSGARPGDALYVTGPLGDAAAGVAILRGEPSTGSVGEEALADAYRHPRAHWREGLALAQADWVHAAIDVSDGLAADLGHLCAASGVGAELSAEAIPLSEPLVGWCHDNGRDPLEFALGGGEDYVLLFAADPDETRERELRARFGVFSGQIWRVGKITSDRQMKMIRAGEEELLPPLGHDHLAR
- a CDS encoding HYR domain-containing protein — translated: MRRVLLIAFVLALVVAPQAMAANVVVADSKVFTKAQDFCTVGVWVTNDVDLVGFVLPLELRADGAVPSYPAAGLVFRALTSTPGRRVPTSPLKGSALLRTMGAPDANTCSGPVSSTYSTNASFDGISPDGFFWAGVSTSGPPDLFVLPPGTDSVAGQFVDWPFEGDVTDYLAAPSFFFKFSTADQDGCFYVDTCCVTPANHLEAVDVSGPSVPFDFVMGKITVGAGCEVVNQPPNAICQNVNKNTDPDSCTAEVTAAEVDNGSNDPDGDPITFELVPPGPYATGVTNVQLVVSDDHGNKDTCDATVTVTDAQKPVVTDCPAPIVLSNDAGQCSRANVTYSVTIIDNCPGATLAYNPPSGSTFPVGVDTVWAIGTDAAGNMDSCSFTVTINDTEKPVIVCPADMHIPNDPGQCGATFTRGYTATDNCAVTYMSVDPVNGSFLPVGDNLITVIAKDDAGNADTCFCHVFVDDTEKPVALCHGDTTVVIPNGQTSAVVNYTTPDPTDNCPGATTVCNPPSGSTFPLGPTLVTCIATDAAGNEDTCTFTITVQEEQPQEVPPVAMCKNVTANADGDCQANASIDDGSYDPDGGAVTLEQIPPGPYSLGATPVMLIVTDDEGDKDTCEATVTVEDHIPPHVACPPDQSIESSPGECGTNYGFGYASIDNCDPNPTVVASPPNGSFLPVGDNLIVVIATDASGNEDTCQYHVIVHDGEAPVIERPQVAMQVNNDIGQCGAIVNYDLNSTDNCAVVGETYEPPSGSFLPIGLTVVRCIATDAAGNEDTCFFNVYVNDVEPPVASCSPDIIRDAGVLDTVSWVSTATDNCPGAKIDSCVPPSGSVFPIGTTPVTCYASDAAGNTDECQFNVTIRPAAGPQVYVDPHELLFEGQECCVPDKTPPECINPDPQRVNVYYGTPPAKISGVPWYTEENIPWLYVSPPNGMTESFFDVYVDVAGLIPDQYKGTIYVFEGPTKGIDPSDSVVVTLNVLPGPLPRLVASVDTLYFTYDGPQSDTCLSFTLTSNGCQQIDWCYVPLPQEDFFVSSITPEFGTTPSQVQVCINPCNRPAGEYEDTLIFCPCEIPEKNANVPACVAVIVHLTVTSSPALVAEPDTLYFEYPGQGEFDSCRTVTLTSTGCGEMSWCYEGFGPGSDPFEGQVSVKPTFGITPSQVEVCVDPCGLDEGTYVATLIFCECEIKPQVGSCDTVVLVLNVINPPELAIDDNFFEFTVTEGDDPPAQQLNVMNIGGGVLDWTSRIAPCDPADPRDWLLMSPMGGTAPTTVDLDIDYSGLVAPDTLCDSIEINSECALGSPQYVIVLLYLLKKPVTPCDSICGWVYDVAGNVIEGAHVQAWSGYPSGVIVDETNTDPTGHYCLEVSEGVFEIRVTAEGFCPALDTVECGNAEAVIQLTPIPFTPLPNWPFRADYFSQDARLYGVPLMPGDVIVATDPQGVYCGVAIVTVPGQYLIHVLGDDPSTPQDEGAVFGDKITLWLNCYCPAMAPQTWANGDFDNQFDVDFDCNRRTIECYLCEGWNMISFNVLPDNSDLETVLTSLDPNYDRVASGTCGYGPRTWDKSRPPQLNDLTTMGPDFGYEIHMLDKDMLVLTGTVVPVDNPLPLCAGWNAIPYLPEYPDTLPQALASLAGNYRYVFGMECGYGVRSWDANRPAILNDLSCLEPCHGYWINMTDSDVLTYPTADYYCPPLDDFVVAPKRPVNVTTRLTVTTHFADFWSVADAGIHEGDLITVKAPGGIIVGECLAGANGAFLVHAYGDDPQTSSVEGAHDGEALMFEVNGASAGVADGRAIWSDRASNRITLSLSGASPVPTEYALLQNYPNPFNAGTVMPFSLKNASDWTLTVYNIVGQSVRSFSGHDGAGIVRVSWDGTSDNGAAVSSGIYFYRVTTPEWSASKKMTLVK